The DNA sequence GGTGCCTAAATCTCGTGTAAGTGACTATAGGTCCAGAATCTGcctttggaaagaacacaatttagtggataaaatcattaaaagaacaTGGCAGAAAACCAAATGCCAAAGTCTTTCTTTCATGCTTCCTATCCACCTAGTATGCCAGTGGAAGCCTTCTCTTTTCTGAGCTACTATTGTTGCAGGTTGTTTGAAAACCTCCTTTGATGTGGTTATCTCTACCTTGTACCAGAAGCACCAGAGCTTATCTTCTCATACAAAACAAGGACTCCGTTGTGCTCATTTTTGTGTGTCCTCCCTACGAACAGGAGCTTTAACTGGGACCAAACAAGCTCTCAAAGGGATTACCAATCATactacttgaaaaacaaaatcatcttCTACCTTTAAACCAAAACAacctaacaacaaaaaaatataaaatgatacaaattaCTGGGAAACCACCAGAGAACTTCCCAACTggaagacaccaccaaaaaactgAGAGAAGCTAACCtccaaaggagaaaaggaaggcacAGATACGATAGGTAACTTGCTGCCTTATCATCACCAAGACATCTCTTCTCATTTCCTAACATGGTGACTCTCAACTGAGTAGGGCAACAAAATCACTGATGAGCTTTAACAGCTCACAAAGTAAGCGAATCACTGAGAAGCATTAGAAAGCTCACAAAATCCACGCCCAGATCCTACCCCAAAATCTACGAATTACTCCCTCATCAGCGAGATCAGACATACATATCTTTAAAGGCTCCAAGATGCGTCTAGGGCACATTCCTAAAGCGAAgttataaatttaacaaaacacaACCTTTTTCAACCTCCACGTACGTTCTACTCATCGCTCTCCCCATTACACAGTGAACCCGGAGGGAATAGGTAGCTTTGGATCTTCTCCATCCACCCTTCTGTCCCACGCTGCCCGGCACGGAGCCTTTCAAAAGTTTCGGCAGAATAATCGAATCAACGGAAGGAGATGGCCCGTTTTTATTCCAGAGCGTCTAGTCTGTCCCAACCAGAGTCTCGATCGCGGTTCGAGGCTCCCGGACCCGATACTCGGGGCACAATGACCATCTCTTTCCCTCCCGCTCTGCTAGGTGAGCAGCATTCGGAGCAGACACCAGATTCTCCCCTTCCAGTTCCCTCCTCGGGCCTCACCAGGCGCGCCGCCCGCCGTTTCGACCCCAGCCTCGCCGTCGGACTCGGGCTCTGAATCTTCCGCGTAAACTGCCAGAGACGACAGAACATTCTTCTTCCCCGCCATCTTACTCCCACAATCCCAGAGTGCTTCACTTCTACGAGTCAAAATCGCCGACTTCCGTACGGAAAGGTAACTTTTTTCTATCCCAGGAGAACCCGCGCCGGTTCCCCTCCAGGAACCAATCAAAAGGGCCGTTTCTGCGCCTGGCCCCGCCCATCGAGCCGGAGCTGCCGAAACGTAATCACCGCGCGACAGATATAAAGTTGAGTGGGTTTTCCCTGACCTAATTCCCAGCGATTTGGCTCCTCAGAAGTTGGGTGGCTTATGGGGGTCTTCGAGTAGTTCCCGATCGGCGGGCAGCAGCGGCCCGGCAAGGGTCCTTCGCTCCTGGGTGGCCCGCGCCCAGCTTTCATATCTTGGGGTGAAGAGAGGGAGGCTtcagctgggggaagggagaaaggagcgGATCTGTGGGGCTTAGAGGAAGAGGGATGAATTCTCCTCCGGGAGGTCCGAAAAAGGGGTCGGGGCTCTGGGGGAAGAATGGCCGTGAGACCAACGCTTATAAAAGGAGCGGGAGGTGGATCTTAGAAAAACAATTCCCATCTTCTCCAAATTATTCCAAAGATACAGTTTGAGTTTCTTCTCGTAATCTGATTTCTAGCCTGTGCTGTATCATGGATGGGATATTTCAGCGTTTCTGTTTTCccgagcatgaaaggggagatgTTAATTGCCCGGCAATGTGCTGCTTGAGGCTGTTCATCTGGAGCTGTTTTAGCTGGAAATAATATATTGCTTGAGAGTAATAAAGCAAATTTTACTTAGAGAAAAATGAGCAGTATTTTAAAAGCGGAACATAGGGTTTTCGTTGCCATTATGATAATCGCCTTTACCTTAACTTCTGGCCACGGTCTGTCGCTAAGATGAGCACCCGCCCTTCTTTTGACCCTGAACGTCGAGTCCGGAGCACGTTGAAGAAGGTCTTTGGGTTTGACTCTTTTAAGACACCTTTACAGGAGAGTGCGACCATGGCCGTAGTGAGAGGTAACATTGCCAAACTACCTGCGTTTACATTTGTGCTGGTTGTATACTGTAGCATTGCCAGTTGCCACCTTCAAAAAGCCCTCCTTTTCAGCCCTTCCTACTTTCCCACCCTTGGTCCCTAATTGTTGGAAATCTTGTAGACTTGTCACTtaaaactttcagttttattgGCAGAATCACCCAGCTCTTCTGGTTCTTCCATTTCATAGCCTGCATCggcaatatttatttgtttatttgacagagttagaGATTCAactagagagggaacataagcagggggagttggagagggagaagcgggcctcatgcggggcttgatcccaggaccctgagccaaaggcagatgctttacaactgagccacccaaatgcccctctAAGCCCTTTTTTGAAGACTGACCTGGGTCCTAAGTAGGGAAGGAGGCAGTAATAATACTGTAAACCTGAGATACATTGAAAAATGGGGGTTGTCAAGAGGAAAGCAACAATGTAATATTAATTACATTATAACACTTATAAGCAAAAGATCTCTAAGTGATGCTGCTTCCCTGTCTCCACAGCTGGGCCCACTCATCTAGAAATATTCAACTTTTCATGGCTATTTAATTCCATCATGCATATCCCAACAGACTCAGACTTCGCATGCTCATGGTGGTTATTGCCATTACTGGAAATGGTTTATGCCCATTTCCATCTCTCTGGATCTCTCCGTTTACACAGGAAGGATGGGAAGCAAATTCGCATCATATTGAGAACTTTCTGTGGGCCAGACACTCTGCTAGGTGCATTTCCTATACTCTCATTTTTCAACAGCCTTGATGAGGTAAAAGATAAAAGGCAGgaagtatttatgtatgtatgtatgtatttatttatttatttattttaaagaattatttatttatttgcaagagagagagtgtgctcgTGCACAAATGTGGGGAGGGAcgtagggagaaggagagaatctcaagcagactccccactgagagcagagctTGAAGTGGGGCTGGGCGttatctcacaaccttgagatcatgacctgacctgaaatctaATGACACTGAACTGCTTGGGCCACCCAGATCCCCCCAGGCAGGAACTATTAAGTGTTGTTGTCTTTTTGCAGGTGACAAGGATGTCTTTGTGTGCATGCCCACAGGGGCAGGAAAATCCCTTTGCtatcagctccctgctctgttGGCCAAAGGCATCACCATCGTAATCTCTCCACTAATTGCTTTGATTCAGGTGAGGCTTAGGGGGGTGAAGATGGTAGCCCAAAAAGTTTAGGGgaaggtttgttttgttgttattgttgttttcagCTGGAAATGTCACTTCTTGTTTGgtctttaccctttttttttttttttaaagattttctttatttatttgacagatagagatcacaagtaggcagagagagagagagagagagagaggaggaagcaggcttcctgatgagcagagagcccaatgtggggctccatcccaggaccctgggatcacgacctgagctgaaggcagaagctttaacccactgagccatccaggcgccctggtctttgcccttttattttctttgatttgccTATCTCCCTTTCTGTGTTGGGTTTCTGAATTGCCCAAATGTGGGAGCTCCAGTAGTAGTAGTGTGTATCACTCTGGAGGGTTATGAATGAGTCTTCTGTGTCTCAATGGCCTGAGGTCTCTCACCTTCCTTTGTTACTTTCCACCCAGAGGAGTATGGCACTATGTCTGTATACACATAGGAGTGAGACACTCACTCATGGACACACATGTGCACTTTTGACAGGTTAGAAGATGAAGATGGATAGAAAGCGAAATTGATCTAAACGGGCTGGGATATTGTCAGCATCTGCTCTGCACCTCCGGGTATATTTAAGGTCTGCAGATGGGCTGACAGAATCAGAAATGAGGAAGTGTGGCCATGCGGTTAAAAGCCATCCAGCACGAAGAGAAACGAAGTGATAGGAACAGTGCTTCATGAGTTTCGCGAGGTCTCAGGCTTTGAACTCAATGGTTTATGtgcattcatttcatttttgcagtgtaaaatttcatttaatgcCAACAGCTATGCTGTTCGGTAGTTGCCAGTTTTACAGGATGAACAGAGTCTCAGAGCCAGCCAAAGAGCCTGTGGTGATTCAGTGAGTCAGAAAGAGCCAGGACTGTCTGTCTCTAGACTCTGTGCTCTCAACCACTGCACCTCCTGTAATCGTGTGCACAGAGAAGACCTTGGAGGTTGGGAGGAGGACGTTTATGGCTGGGAAATGCCCAGCGAGCCAAGGTGACATTGACCACGGGGTCCTCCCCTCAgtgaactgtttcctttgttcccTCAGGACCAAGTGGATCACTTGCTGGCTCTGAAGGTACGAGTGAGTTCCCTGAACTCTAAACTCTCAGCACAGGAGAAAAAGGAGCTGCTCTCTGATCTAGAGCGAGAAAAGCCACAGACCAAACTTCTGTACATTACACCGGAGATGGCGGCTTCGGCCTCCTTCCAGCCCACACTGAACTCACTGGTGTCCCGTCAGCTGCTCTCCTACCTGGTGGTGGACGAAGCTCATTGTGTTTCACAGTGGGGGCACGACTTCCGTCCTGACTACTTGCGTCTGGGTACCCTCCGTTCCCGCCTGGCGCATGCCCCGTGTGTAGCTCTGACTGCCACAGCCACCCCGCAAGTCCAAGAGGATGTATTTGCTGCCCTGCACCTGAAGCAGCCAGTTGCCACCTTCAAGACTCCCTGCTTTCGGGCCAACCTGTTCTATGACGTGCAGTTCAAAGAGCTGCTTTCTGATCCCTACGGGAACCTGCGGGACTTCTGCCTTAAGGCTCTTGGACAGAAAGCTGGTAAAGGGGTGAGGAACCTATGGGGCTGACAGGAGAAAGAGCGAGAGCTTCTTTTAAAGGAGGCCACAGTAAAACGGACAGATTGTTCCGTTCTTAACGCTCACTCTCTTCCCGTGTCTCCTCATTCAGTTGCTGTCCGGCTGCGGCATTGTCTACTGCAGGACCAGAGAGGCTTGCGAACAGCTGGCCACGGAGCTCAGTTACAGGGGACTGAGTGCCAAGGCTTACCATgcaggtgaggggtgcctgggctgTGGGGTCTGCCTCCATCTCAGAAGCCTCTCCCTGGGCCTCTTGTTCTTTAAGGATCCTGGATGCTCAGATGGTCTGTCCTCTTTTTCCGGATACCCAGGCAGAGCTAAAGCGATTCCCTTACGTTCATTAAAAAGGAGTGTAGACACAAATGAGATCTAAAATGAGAACTATGACTCCTGAATTCTTTTTCTCACCCTGCGCCTTTCCAGCAGCAGGTGAGGAGTTTTTAGAAGTCCAGGTACTGGTGTTATGGGAAGAGCACAGGTTTTGGAGGCCAGTGGACTTGGGGTTGAATCTGGGCTTTGATGCTTATGGAGTGCTCTGTGCTGCACGCAGGCCAGGGTCTTTGAGGTGAAGTGCTTGGCCCAAGGCCGTATAGCTGGTAAGTGATGGATTCCGGGTGTGCGTGTAGCGCCCAATACAGCAGCAAACCCGAGGTAGATTCCAGGGGCAATACGGACTCCCTTTGTCGCCTTCCCCTCCATCACAGGGTTGAAGGCTTCTGAAAGAACACTGGTGCAGAACGACTGGATGGAGGAGAAGGTCCCTGTCATTGTTGCAACCATTAGTTTTGGGATGGGAGTGGACAAAGCCAATGTCAGGTGAGTGATGGTTCTTGCCTTCCCTATCCAGTTGGGCCCTGACTGAAGTGGGCTGCCTAGTGCTCTGCCTCAAGGACCAAGTGCACATGGTCCTTCTAGggccagaggggaaggaggccCCAGGAGAGAATCCGCAGTGCATAGCCCACATGGTGACAGGTGCTGTGCAGCCCCCTCTCCAGGGACCGTGCAGCAGGTTCTGCCATCCCCCAGTAGAGGGCAGCATGCAGCCATCGGGCCCATCCATTAACGTAGCCCAGTTCCCTCGCTGGAACGGACTATCTAAAAATGCTCCCTGTGGAAAATCAAAGGCAATGGCTTGTTACCCAGCATTCCTTGTTACTGCTTACTGACAATCGAGAAGAGACGGGTACATCCCAGCCTCCTAGACCCACCCTGGCAACTGCTGGGAAGTCTTTTACATCTAGCCCCACCTAACATTCCAGAAACATTTTCAGCTACCGCTGGAAGCCCTTTGCTTTGATTAACACCAACAATAACGCCTTGTATGATTTACAGAGCACTTTTGCATACATGCTCTCGTTAAGACTCACAGGGAAACTGGGTTGGTCAGGGGAGGAATGAGTCTACGTGCTTACATTTAAGAGAACACAGATTTTGGAAGCAGAGTTTGGACCCTGCATTGGCTGTGGCTTGTTAGGGCCAACTTGAGTCTGACaaccttaggcccaaatcctagctCTGCTGTCCCCTTGCTATGTCACCGTGTACACATTTTCCTGAATCATTTcattgtctgtaaaatggagttatCTCACCTGATAGTAACTgtaaaattaaatgagacaaatACATAAACTGGCCCATAGTAGGTATTTAGtaatgttctctctccctctctgccatgaGGGTGAAGGGATTTACTCGAGGTTATGCAGCTCCTTAGTGGCCTTACATTGTTTCTTTAAGCCCAGTGCTTTTTCCTCTGGGCCGTGACAGTGAGAGTTTTTGGTTTCTCATATGGACTGGAATTGCCCCCTTTAATTCTGctgtggcctttttttttaaaaaaaaagattttatttatgtatttgacagagagagatcacaagcaggcagagaggcaggcagagagagagaggaagggaagcaggctccctgctgaacagagagccccatgcggggctcaatcccaggaccctgggatcatgacctgagccgaaggcagaggcttaacccactgagccacccaggcgcccctgctgtggCCTTTAACTTGGGCCGCTCCCTGGCAGGAAGGCCTACTGATTGGGTGCGGGGTCTTGGCCACATTTATTCTGAAACCTGCCAGCCTCCCTCTCTTGATGGCCACTGAGAGCCCTGTTTCCCTGATTCTGATCACTCCTCCCCTCAGCTCTTCTGCCACAGCTCACGCTGCTTGTCCCTTTGGATCCTTCAGGTTTGTCGCTCACTGGAATATTGCCAAGTCTATGGCTGGGTACTACCAAGAGTCTGGCCGGGCAGGCAGGGACGGGAAGCCTTCCTGGTGCCGTCTCTATTACTCCAGGAACGACCGTGACCAAGTCAGTTTCCTGATCAGGAAGGAAGTAGCAAAACTCCAGGTAAATCTGGGCAGCAGGACCCCTTTCTGTCCAACCCCCTCCACTCTCCAGTTTCACACATCTTATTTCTGAATCCAGATGGAGCTCCTGTAAGCTACAGGGGTGCTCCTAGGGCTAGGAGATATAGCGGTGGGGGAAATGGTATGCTGGTGAATACGGAGTTTGCAGCCACGAGGTTAGACTCTTTCCCTTACATTTGGTGTGTCTTAGTGCGATCTCTTGTAGGCCTTTTATTTTACATAGCCAAGATCAATCCTGCCTTGTGGTTttttcggttttgttttgtttgggtggagagagagatggagagagaatcttaagcaggctccacagccctgagatcacgacctgagccaaaatcgagagtcagacactcaaccaactgagccatccaggagtcccaatcctgccttgttttttttgttttgttttttgttttgttttttaagattttatttatttatttgacagagagagatcacaagtaagcaaagaggcaggcagagagagaggaagggaagcaggctccccgctgagcagagagcccgacgtgggactcaatcccaggaccctgagatcatgacccgagccgaaggcagtggctcaacacactgagccacccaggcgcccccccccttttttttttttaagattttatttatttatttcacagagagagatcacaagtaggcaaagaggcaggcagagagagaggaagggaagcaggctcccctgccttGTTTTAATTAGCTTTGTTACATAAGCATTTTCCCATATTGTTGaaagctctttgttttgttttcagccttttttttttttttaaactggttgtACTTGCTTtgcagagagcctagaaatagacccaaGTATGTAAATGAACTAGATATTTGATAGGTGACATTATAAATCAACAGGAAAAGGGTGCAGTGTTGAATAATTGGTGCTGGAAAAAGATAAAGCCAGGTAGCTGCCTCCTGTACCAGACACATGTGAATTATAGGTGGAGTAAAAACCTCAAAAAAgtaatattgaagaaaaatattttgtttccttggcAAAGAGAAGAGCATGTCAAGATTTTAAAAGTGGAAACTATGAAGGAAGGCATGATCTATTTGACTAAATTCAAACTAAAAATTTCCGTATGACAGAAGACACCGTAAACAAGGTGGAGAAATGAGCCATTGCTGGGGAAGGTATTTGCGATATACATGATTGACTGCACGCGTAGAGAACTAACTCTGGCAGGTCAGTCTATAAAAGGCAAACAGCTGCAGAGCAAGAAGTATGCATTCCACAGAAGAGGGAACCAGCATATCTAATAAAGGTATGGCGAGTTGCTCAGCCTCCCTTGGGaatcagagaaatgcagaggAGGTCACGAGCTGTCACTTCATACAGGTCATATTGGCAACAGCATACAGCATGTTTACAgtcagtgttggtgaggatgtggggaaaggggaactcACGGTGGTGTCAGGGACATGACCTGGTATGACTGctttgaagagagaaaaggaatggaAAGGTGCTGGGGCTCTGTGATTCGGTATTTCCCCTTCTAGATGAACAAGTTGTCATGTGTGTGGAGATGCATGGAGATGTTTGCTGCAGCTCGGTCATAATGAACTCTTCGCGTGTAGGGTATTGGATAAGTAAACAGTGGGTTAGTCAAAAGCAGTTAAAAAATGACACAGTAAATCTACATTAACCAACATGGATAAAGTCCCCCAAAGCGTAATTTGTGAAGTGGTAAATGGATACATGCAAACTTTTCTATATAAGAAATAGTGAATgctaaaatagagaaatattgtACGCAAGTACTCACATCTGATCTTTACCAAAATGACATTAAAAGGACAAAACAATATATAAACCCACAGGGacagaaagaatagaaaacaagGTAGAAATGTCAACAAATGTCTGCCTAGAAAACCCCAGAGTCTACTGGAAATCTACTGGCATTCATAAGAAAACCTGGTAAGGTGGCTGAATAtaagggaaatattttattttttatttagttttaatttttattttttttaagattttatttattcatttgacagacagagatcacaagtaggcagagaggcaggcagagagagagagaggaagcaggctccccgccgagcagagagtccgatgtggggctcgatcccaggaccctgagaccacgacccgagccgaaggcagacacccaactgactgagccacccacgcaccgataaggggaatattttaaaaagcctaacTTTTCTCCACATGACCAtgaatacctaggaatggaaatgaaaaaaatttttaagaataaaacttAAAGATCTAGGCATAAACGTTACTGCCTTTAAAGagacgtaaaaaaaaaaaaaattctccccagTTGGTTTTAACATGCAGCCAGGCATGAGAACTACTGATTTAGATCAAGAAAATGAATATCTTGTGGAAAGAAAACAAGCTCTGAGTAGGTACAAAAACTGAGTGGGAAGACGTAAAACTGTCAGTTCACCTCCGAGTTTATATAAATGAAGTTCCGGTTGAAATCCCAAAAGACCTCTCCCAGGAAGTGGAATCTTAGAACTTACGTGAAAGAATAAGTGCCCAAGAACAGCCAGGAAAAGTCTGAGCGGGAAGAATGGTGAAGAGGACGAGCTCGACCCGGTGTCAGAATGTCCTGGGGTGTTGCTGTCCCCAGATCCTTGTACTACAGCAATAAGCAGTGGCCCAGACAAGGGAATTAGAAATAAGGCCCAGATCATATGAGAGTTTAATATGGATGAAGCCAAACCTCAGTTTAATGGGAAATGAAGGCAGTGTCTGAGAGGTGGCGCAGGCATCCTTCTGGAATAAGGTGAGAGTACCCCGTTTGGcgttttatatatagaaaacagatTGAGGACCTACATGTAAAAAAACAATGTCTTACAAGACATTTTATTCCAGTGTATAACCTAGGGCTTGAAATAGGTTTGTAATGCAAATCAGAAATTCAGaaagctatcttttaaaaaagtaagtattTGAATTAAAGTTCTTGAACTTTTTTTGGGGGTAGGAGGAGAGCAGCGAAGCAAGGTTTATTGTGTGATAGCAAAGTGATCTACAAAgttcccagggagggaggggcccagAGAGGGTCGCTGCTAGAGTTTCTAGGGGTTTTTATAGGTTTGTTGTTGGGCTCTTTCAATCTGATTAATCCTCCCTGGCCTGTCACCCAATCAGATGTTTGTCATCTGTCATATGGGTAGGGTGGAGGGCGCCTTCCAaggtggtgtaaaatccttttattttttaatttttttaaagattttatttatttgacagagatcacaagtaggcagagaggcagatagtggggggggggaagcaggctccctgctgagcagagaccccccccccccgatttggggctcgattccaggaccttgggatcatgacctgaaccaaaggcagaggatttaacccactgagccacccaggcgcccctgtaaaatccttttaaaggtGGTTTCCTCTTCGGGTGGCAGCCCCAAGTTCTTGAACTTCTAAAATCCTGAACCCATGAAAAGAATGTAGGCAGCAAAAGATACCATAAACAAAGCCAGTATATAACAGCAAATCTAGAAAACTGGTTATGCAGAAGGCAAACCAGAGGTTGAAGCTGAGGGTACATGGAGAGATTTCGATAACTGACAGGAAAAAGCAAAGTATGTGAAAGCAAGTTCCCAGAAAAGCTTGTTCAGACGGCACGTCAAAGACCTTTCAAATTCAGTGGTCATCAGGTGAGTGCAAATTACGGCGGAATGACACACATGACACACACACCAAAGGGCTCTAACACTCGTGGCTAGAGAGCACATGCCAGAGAGGGCCTGCACTTTGCCTGGAATAGTTACAGTCTTTTTGCGGGGAAGCATTCTAGCAATATCTattgtactttatatttttatttttttaaagatatttgaggggcgcctgggtggttcagtcgttaagcgtctgcttccggctcaggtcctgatcccagggtcctgagatcgagcctggaattaggctccctgcttagtgggaagcctgcttctccctctcccactccccctgcttgtgttccctctctcgccatctctctctctgtcaaataaatacattttattttattttttttttttttaaagattttatttatttatttgacagagagaaatcacaagtaggcagagaggcaggcagagagagagggggggaagcaggctccctgctgagcagagagcccgatgcgggactcgatcccaggactctgagatcatgacctgagccgaaggcagcggcttaacccactgagccacccaggcgcccaaataaatacattttaaaaatcttaaaaaaaaaagatatttaagagagagcgagagctgggggaggggcagagagagagggataaggaGACTGTGTGCGGAGAGcagagcccgctgcggggcttgatcccaggaccctgagatcaagagtcagatgctcaaccttcTGAATCATCCAGGCTCCCCGCTGTTATGCTTTAATATACAGGTACCCTTTGCCCCAGATACTGTATTTCTGGGACCGAATCACCTGGAATAAAAGCTCATGTGCTGGAGGGCCTGTGTGGTAAAATTGGTCACGGGATCTGACACTGGAACAACTAAACACTTGGCCACGCGCAGGGATAAAATTACAGCACGTGCTCACCATGGGGCTGGTAGGCATAGCTGAGCGCCCGAGGGCTCTTCTCTtgcatttggaaaaagaaattatgtttaTTAATGTGTGACATTAGAGATTTGCTTATTCCCTGTCTGCTCTGTTGaaatgtaagttccatgagagCAGGGACCTCTTGTTTCCTATGGATCTGTGATGGCCAGAGCAGTGCTGGGAATATAGTAAATGCTTAATGATGTTTTTCAACGGGTAGGGGACGTGAGTACAAGTTgggatggggaaggaaggggcctTGTGTGGACCTGGTATTTGCCAGGAACAAAGGGCACCTATTAACTGATtcccctctgccttttttttaaaaaactggtcccttttatctgaaattcaaattagaCAAAAGATTTTGGTAAGGTGATGAAGTATAgtatgtttatttaaaacttacacggtgaaaaaaaaaacaaaaacaaacttacaCAGTGAGTTATAAGAGCTCACGCTAGGCTTATCAGGAAGACACGTGAGACAGAGAAGATCCAGAGCCTCCAGAGAGGGGGTATGTGGAGGGCTGGGAGCCAGAACAGCACCAGTTTTCTTTGTCATAATATCAGAAAGGAGAAACAATGAAGCAGTGCCTTCCAATTCTAGATAAACCGTTTCCAACCTAGAATTTCCAACCCAGCCAGCCAGTTAAGTTTGAGGCAGTTTAAAGACATTTACAGCTTCCGGTTTGCTAAGCAGAGGTTGGATGTCGGAAGTGTTGGTCTTTATAGGCTCTGGGAGCAGAAGG is a window from the Neovison vison isolate M4711 chromosome 5, ASM_NN_V1, whole genome shotgun sequence genome containing:
- the RECQL5 gene encoding ATP-dependent DNA helicase Q5 isoform X3, with protein sequence MSTRPSFDPERRVRSTLKKVFGFDSFKTPLQESATMAVVRGDKDVFVCMPTGAGKSLCYQLPALLAKGITIVISPLIALIQDQVDHLLALKVRVSSLNSKLSAQEKKELLSDLEREKPQTKLLYITPEMAASASFQPTLNSLVSRQLLSYLVVDEAHCVSQWGHDFRPDYLRLGTLRSRLAHAPCVALTATATPQVQEDVFAALHLKQPVATFKTPCFRANLFYDVQFKELLSDPYGNLRDFCLKALGQKAGKGLLSGCGIVYCRTREACEQLATELSYRGLSAKAYHAGLKASERTLVQNDWMEEKVPVIVATISFGMGVDKANVRFVAHWNIAKSMAGYYQESGRAGRDGKPSWCRLYYSRNDRDQVSFLIRKEVAKLQEKRGNKASDKAAILAFDALVTFCEELGVSASTGLLLCHVQPHLSYLVCSMRGFQIPGLPGVEKTTVVANVKLLFG